One segment of Metallosphaera cuprina Ar-4 DNA contains the following:
- the cas4a gene encoding type I-A CRISPR-associated protein Cas4/Csa1, translated as MFFTLNDVLLLSKRLRSFPRLISEELRGWKWSEPPVYPSSSTLLSVSDLTNGFCETGRFIYLKSKGLKPEFRPGISLIHDVYAYSIQTIKRIIYEDEPSGNRLKTLMEDEFYTFSKGIEEADKVKALWNYVTDIYAAELDKVKSKPFLTKDSIVSMVIPFYVEFPIDGSLVGLQQTIRADAFIPLIPMMAEMKTGKYRKAHELALIGYALAYESQFEIPIDFGYLCYVNVDGDKVVNNCRVVPLSDSLRSEFLEVRDRALEAIDKGIDPGLPKRCDQDCPFLKHCTGGA; from the coding sequence ATGTTCTTTACACTCAACGACGTGCTACTACTTTCAAAGAGGTTGAGGTCGTTCCCCAGGTTGATCTCAGAGGAGCTGAGAGGGTGGAAATGGAGCGAACCCCCTGTCTACCCCTCCTCGAGCACTCTGCTTAGCGTCTCGGACCTAACTAACGGCTTCTGTGAGACCGGAAGGTTCATCTACCTGAAGAGCAAAGGACTCAAACCTGAGTTCAGACCGGGGATAAGCCTGATCCACGACGTCTACGCATACTCCATTCAAACAATAAAGAGGATAATATATGAGGATGAACCTAGCGGGAACAGATTGAAGACTCTGATGGAGGACGAGTTCTACACCTTCTCGAAGGGGATTGAGGAGGCTGACAAGGTGAAAGCTCTCTGGAATTACGTCACTGACATATACGCAGCTGAGTTAGATAAGGTGAAGAGCAAGCCTTTCCTAACCAAGGACTCAATTGTCTCAATGGTGATTCCTTTCTACGTTGAGTTTCCAATAGACGGCTCTCTGGTGGGACTACAACAGACCATAAGGGCGGACGCCTTCATTCCGCTCATCCCCATGATGGCTGAAATGAAGACAGGGAAGTATAGGAAAGCTCACGAGCTCGCGCTGATTGGTTACGCCCTAGCGTATGAGAGTCAGTTTGAGATCCCCATAGACTTCGGATATCTCTGTTACGTGAACGTGGACGGGGACAAGGTGGTGAACAACTGCAGGGTAGTACCCTTAAGCGACTCACTCAGATCTGAGTTCCTGGAGGTGAGGGACAGGGCCCTAGAGGCGATAGATAAGGGGATTGATCCAGGATTGCCCAAGAGGTGCGATCAGGACTGTCCCTTCTTGAAGCACTGCACGGGGGGAGCTTGA
- the cas4 gene encoding CRISPR-associated protein Cas4, whose translation MIDGTSVKNYLFCAAIIRLQELGFRERTTETMIEGRELDKVSLVNFLFGKGVKEAIRKPNLRYKDLVGVPDFVLKFPLHFSVLEIKNTSHVSLSHKAQVVFYAYLMDRLNLRVKDGFLYYVPIKRLIRIPYTEREREWAERLIRGVNQAKRGNLKVIQTPNKCLNCGYFPYCKPRREGKFFKREF comes from the coding sequence GTGATAGATGGGACCTCCGTAAAGAACTACCTCTTCTGTGCAGCGATAATCAGACTACAGGAGCTCGGGTTCAGGGAGAGGACTACGGAAACCATGATAGAGGGTAGAGAGCTAGATAAGGTTAGCCTAGTTAACTTCCTCTTCGGGAAGGGAGTTAAGGAAGCGATTCGGAAGCCCAACCTCAGGTACAAGGACCTGGTGGGAGTTCCAGATTTCGTGCTAAAGTTCCCCCTTCACTTCTCCGTGTTGGAGATAAAGAACACGAGTCACGTTAGCTTGTCTCACAAGGCTCAGGTTGTTTTCTACGCCTACCTAATGGATAGGTTAAACCTGAGAGTCAAAGACGGTTTCCTCTACTACGTTCCGATAAAGAGGTTGATAAGGATACCTTACACGGAAAGAGAGAGGGAATGGGCAGAGAGATTAATAAGGGGTGTAAATCAGGCCAAGAGAGGTAACCTGAAGGTAATTCAGACCCCCAACAAGTGCTTGAATTGCGGTTACTTTCCCTATTGTAAACCAAGGAGGGAGGGGAAGTTCTTCAAGAGGGAGTTCTGA
- the crn1 gene encoding CRISPR-associated ring nuclease Crn1, whose product MVKLVATLGKTPGGVAETYVNLTSGNFVSSSPGKVNISEVVAVITKEVYQSFYFLQALFLCCLNVNKIGQIVLPFNDVTSPDEFIYVRESVRKVLRANDYLDFTGGRKAISAAAVLAGREVGARLVSTVIDQEEYLEMNRKFHEMKDRASRVLSKEECSPDFCTLISERSKTIVYFG is encoded by the coding sequence ATGGTGAAGTTAGTTGCGACCTTAGGCAAGACTCCAGGAGGGGTCGCTGAAACTTACGTAAACTTAACCTCTGGGAACTTCGTATCAAGCTCACCTGGTAAGGTTAACATCTCCGAGGTTGTCGCGGTTATAACTAAGGAGGTGTATCAATCTTTCTACTTCCTTCAAGCGCTTTTCCTCTGCTGTCTCAACGTTAATAAGATAGGCCAGATTGTTCTACCCTTTAACGATGTGACTTCCCCGGATGAATTCATATACGTTAGGGAGAGCGTTAGGAAGGTCCTGAGGGCGAACGATTACTTAGACTTCACGGGAGGTAGGAAGGCCATCAGCGCAGCGGCGGTGCTCGCTGGAAGGGAGGTTGGGGCGAGGCTTGTCTCCACTGTGATAGATCAAGAGGAGTACCTGGAGATGAACAGGAAGTTCCACGAAATGAAAGATAGGGCGAGTAGAGTGTTAAGTAAGGAGGAGTGCTCCCCCGATTTTTGCACCCTGATCTCTGAGAGGTCCAAGACCATCGTTTACTTCGGTTGA
- a CDS encoding PIN domain-containing protein, whose product MKRYFDVNVFVYYLMGDPTYGKIAYNWIKETEERLTSIITPFEVSIVVSKLLNTNLRDVIGKIF is encoded by the coding sequence ATGAAGAGGTACTTCGATGTTAACGTTTTTGTATACTACCTTATGGGAGATCCCACATATGGTAAGATAGCTTATAATTGGATTAAAGAGACTGAAGAAAGATTAACGTCAATAATTACGCCCTTTGAAGTTTCTATTGTAGTTTCTAAATTGTTGAACACTAATTTAAGAGACGTGATAGGTAAAATTTTTTAA
- a CDS encoding AbrB/MazE/SpoVT family DNA-binding domain-containing protein, whose amino-acid sequence MEHILSLDERGRITIPKEIREKINFKKVRIVLENDKLILEPIKDDAVDKYYGIFKAQIKGDIDELIEQGSFEKLKEEIKDKK is encoded by the coding sequence GTGGAGCATATACTTAGCTTGGACGAAAGGGGAAGAATAACTATACCTAAAGAAATTAGGGAAAAAATCAATTTCAAAAAAGTTAGAATTGTTCTGGAGAATGATAAGTTAATATTAGAGCCGATCAAAGACGATGCGGTAGATAAATATTATGGAATTTTTAAAGCCCAGATAAAGGGCGATATTGACGAGCTAATAGAACAAGGTTCATTTGAAAAGCTTAAGGAGGAAATTAAGGATAAGAAATGA
- a CDS encoding glycosyltransferase family 4 protein encodes MRILAIGNVFNPSGGSKHVINVLKELGKMGDDVTLYVPATFVRPGDEVLKDLERYVNVHPTVYDVTERRREGRISYFLRSHTVYLNWNDLEEDAESVRKLEDVRADVVYDMHEDSITLRLSYHVARRIGKPLVKLLHEEPFRNSFGRGYRRIMGVPGLAYDTLMWVFYKLDRRAFELAMRDHTLRGIAAVSQSSITLSGIDRMTERYGVRLHVYKVGNAFDVPSNLRRVRGKENYAVFFARLVPQKGTRELPKVADHFDGRILVFGKLFSERERRALSHPKIDYLGYRPLHELYDAVSRAKVLIYPSHQDGFSLVVLESLALGTSVVAYDIPAIRYVYSGIKPVKTVREHDVLGMARAANEVMNMKEEEYESEHNDERVKEFLRVHSSWGNVAQETHDFLSTFAKA; translated from the coding sequence ATGAGGATATTAGCTATCGGGAACGTGTTCAACCCCTCGGGTGGGTCGAAACACGTGATAAACGTCTTGAAGGAGTTGGGTAAGATGGGGGATGACGTGACGCTCTACGTTCCCGCAACCTTCGTTAGGCCAGGAGACGAGGTGCTCAAGGACCTCGAGAGGTACGTGAACGTCCATCCCACGGTTTATGACGTGACGGAGAGGAGGAGAGAGGGTAGGATATCTTACTTCCTAAGGTCTCACACGGTCTACCTGAACTGGAACGACCTGGAGGAGGACGCAGAGAGCGTAAGGAAGTTGGAGGACGTGAGGGCGGACGTCGTCTACGACATGCATGAGGACTCCATAACCCTCAGGCTCTCCTACCACGTCGCAAGGAGGATCGGGAAACCTCTGGTTAAGTTGCTTCATGAGGAACCGTTTAGGAACTCCTTCGGTAGAGGGTACAGGAGGATAATGGGGGTCCCCGGCCTCGCCTACGACACCCTGATGTGGGTCTTTTACAAGCTGGACAGGAGGGCCTTCGAGTTGGCCATGAGGGACCACACGCTTAGGGGGATCGCCGCGGTCTCCCAATCCTCTATAACCCTCTCTGGGATAGATAGGATGACCGAGAGGTACGGAGTGAGGTTACACGTTTACAAGGTAGGTAACGCCTTTGACGTCCCGAGCAACTTAAGGAGGGTGAGAGGTAAGGAGAACTACGCCGTCTTCTTCGCTAGGTTGGTCCCACAGAAGGGGACGAGGGAGCTACCTAAAGTGGCGGACCACTTCGACGGCAGGATCCTAGTTTTCGGCAAGCTCTTCAGCGAGAGGGAGAGGAGGGCCCTGTCCCACCCTAAGATAGATTACCTAGGTTACAGGCCCCTACATGAGCTCTACGACGCCGTATCTAGAGCTAAGGTCCTGATTTACCCCTCTCATCAGGACGGGTTCTCCCTGGTCGTCCTGGAGAGCCTGGCACTGGGCACATCGGTCGTAGCGTACGACATCCCAGCCATAAGGTACGTTTACTCCGGGATTAAGCCCGTAAAGACGGTGAGGGAGCACGACGTGTTGGGGATGGCCAGAGCGGCGAACGAGGTTATGAACATGAAAGAGGAGGAGTACGAGAGCGAGCACAACGACGAGAGGGTTAAGGAGTTCCTTAGGGTTCACTCCTCTTGGGGCAACGTCGCGCAGGAGACTCACGATTTCCTCTCCACCTTCGCGAAGGCTTAG